TATTAAATATAATTTTAGATACAATGCATCAACATGGATCATTAGAATACACTCGACAATGCGCTGAAACAGAGGTTAATAAAGCTATTTCTTGTCTTGATATTTTACCTCCTTCCCCTTATCGACAAGCATTAGCAAGTTTAGCAGCTTATATAATCCAAAGAATATATTAGATTTTTATCTGTAAAATCATAAATATATACAATACCCAAATTCTACATAAAATATAAAAAGCATAAATCACGACGTTTATACATATATAAATACTTATTTTTTACAAAACATGTAAATATTTTTATTGTTATTAATAATAAAATATAATAATTTCATGTCAATAAACATATTGATTATACAATATATATGACATATGATTTACTTTTAACCTTATTATTTACACAGATAGGAAATATAAATGTATTTCAATCAAGTACCAGCAGGAAAGAATATTCCAGAAGACATATATGTAATTATTGAAATTCCAGCGAATTCTGATCCAATTAAATATGAAATTAACAAAAAAACAGGAATAATATTTGTTGATCGTTTCTTACTAACGCCTATGTTTTATCCTTGTAATTATGGTTATATCAATAAAACTTTATCGCTAGACGGAGATCCAATAGATGTATTAGTACCTACTCCATATCCTTTACGATCAGGTTGTGTAATACATTGCCGTCCTATAGGTATGCTTAACATGATAGATGAATCTGGAGAAGATTCTAAAATCATTGCAGTTCCTCATGATAAAATATCAAAACGATATTCATTAGTTAAAAATATAAGTGATTTTTCAATGTTATTACGCAATCAAATCAGTCATTTTTTCAAAAATTACAAAGAACTAGATTCTGAAAAGTGGGTAAAAATAAAAGGTTGGAGCGATATTAACACTGCTAAAACGGAAATTTTAAACTCTTTTGAACGTTTTAAAAAAAATATGTAATTCTATTACACTTTATATTGGATCTCGCACATTTTATAAAATATTGGT
This sequence is a window from Blochmannia endosymbiont of Camponotus sp. C-003. Protein-coding genes within it:
- the ppa gene encoding inorganic diphosphatase; this translates as MYFNQVPAGKNIPEDIYVIIEIPANSDPIKYEINKKTGIIFVDRFLLTPMFYPCNYGYINKTLSLDGDPIDVLVPTPYPLRSGCVIHCRPIGMLNMIDESGEDSKIIAVPHDKISKRYSLVKNISDFSMLLRNQISHFFKNYKELDSEKWVKIKGWSDINTAKTEILNSFERFKKNM